A DNA window from Paralichthys olivaceus isolate ysfri-2021 chromosome 11, ASM2471397v2, whole genome shotgun sequence contains the following coding sequences:
- the relt gene encoding tumor necrosis factor receptor superfamily member 19L isoform X3, translating to MRNHLYCSAIVLLTVFGCGGTAAVQCRWGEGCVCLQCPAGEEPSKACGQIQSPTEEVQCRLCPTGTFSDAFNSELCRPHASCEVLNRKVTAPGTVTSEAICGDCLPGFYFSASREVSTQTPCVKTLHVRTVRTVGKASSIGAGGTINGTVVRSAEEKSAEYAVFALVPIFCVMGLLGILICNILKKKGYRCTADKEGGDEETATPQKEGNTCPYISDDLNEDTISVLVRLITEKKENAAALEELLLEYESKQMALSKGSSIKFPMLSPLSTFCSLPRLCPHQSHLHTISGLSGLAPKHGYRCTRCAQRKWPPVLIPPLDSLKDPLKPPQTLILPSLDTSTDQQKSPLLGGVSVDTLYTQTVVPNTVKEKVEVTEVKEKKEGELTVLSVGRFQVAQIPEQKPVTMETKTSSQETEKQRNSLFGGKHFSSSSSGIWR from the exons ATGAGGAACCACCTTTACTGCTCAGCTATCGTCCTTCTCACG gTGTTTGGCTGTGGTGGGACTGCAGCAGTGCAGTGTCGGTGGGgagaagggtgtgtgtgtctgcaatgCCCAGCAGGCGAGGAGCCCTCCAAG gctTGTGGGCAGATCCAAAGTCCAACAGAGGAAGTGCAATGCCGATTGTGCCCGACAGGAACCTTTTCGGACGCATTCAACTCTGAACTTTGCCGTCCTCATGCCTCCTGCGAGGTCCTCAATCGAAAGGTCACAGCCCCTGGCACAGTGACCTCAGAGGCCATCTGTGGAGACTGTTTGCCTGG GTTTTATTTCTCTGCCTCCAGGGAAGTTTCCACCCAGACTCCCTGTGTGAAAA caTTACATGTCAGAACAGTTCGCACGGTGGGTAAAGCTTCATCCATTGGTGCAGGAGGAACAATCAATGGCACAGTGGTGCGGAGTGCTGAGGAGAAGTCGGCCGAATACGCTGTTTTTGCCTTGGTGCCCATCTTCTGTGTGATGGGCCTGCTGGGTATCCTCATCTGCAACATCCTGAAGAAGAAGGGATACCGCTGCACTGCTGACAAGGAGGGAGGGGATGAAGAGACAGCCACACCACAGAaagaag GTAACACTTGTCCCTACATATCTGATGACCTCAATGAAGACACCATCAGTGTCCTCGTTCGCCTCATCACTGAAAAGAAAG aaaatgctgctgcactagaggagctgctgcttgAGTACGAGAGCAAACAGATGGCCTTGAGCAAAGGATCCTCAATCAA GTTTCCCATGCTGTCTCCCCTGTCCACGTTCTGCTCCCTCCCCAGACTCTGCCCCCATCAGTCCCATCTCCACACCATCTCCGGCCTCTCGGGTCTGGCCCCCAAACATGGCTACCGCTGCACCCGTTGCGCTCAGAGAAAATGGCCCCCTGTTCTCATACCTCCTCTGGATTCCCTCAAAGATCCCCTGAAGCCCCCGCAGACCCTCATCCTGCCCTCCCTGGACACATCCACCGACCAGCAGAAGAGTCCCCTGCTGGGGGGAGTGAGTGTTGACACGCTCTATACCCAAACTGTCGTGCCAAatactgtaaaagaaaaagtagaaGTGACTgaagtgaaggagaagaaggagggagagctGACAGTGTTGTCTGTGGGAAG ATTTCAAGTTGCTCAGATTCCTGAGCAGAAAcctgtcaccatggaaaccaagACATCATCCCAGGAAACGGAGAAGCAGAGAAACTCACTGTTTGGTGGGAAacacttctcctcttcatcatctggCATCTGGAG atga
- the relt gene encoding tumor necrosis factor receptor superfamily member 19L isoform X2 has protein sequence MRNHLYCSAIVLLTVFGCGGTAAVQCRWGEGCVCLQCPAGEEPSKACGQIQSPTEEVQCRLCPTGTFSDAFNSELCRPHASCEVLNRKVTAPGTVTSEAICGDCLPGFYFSASREVSTQTPCVKTLHVRTVRTVGKASSIGAGGTINGTVVRSAEEKSAEYAVFALVPIFCVMGLLGILICNILKKKGYRCTADKEGGDEETATPQKEGNTCPYISDDLNEDTISVLVRLITEKKENAAALEELLLEYESKQMALSKGSSIKFPMLSPLSTFCSLPRLCPHQSHLHTISGLSGLAPKHGYRCTRCAQRKWPPVLIPPLDSLKDPLKPPQTLILPSLDTSTDQQKSPLLGGVSVDTLYTQTVVPNTVKEKVEVTEVKEKKEGELTVLSVGRFQVAQIPEQKPVTMETKTSSQETEKQRNSLFGGKHFSSSSSGIWRSSLYLPDIFTVSFR, from the exons ATGAGGAACCACCTTTACTGCTCAGCTATCGTCCTTCTCACG gTGTTTGGCTGTGGTGGGACTGCAGCAGTGCAGTGTCGGTGGGgagaagggtgtgtgtgtctgcaatgCCCAGCAGGCGAGGAGCCCTCCAAG gctTGTGGGCAGATCCAAAGTCCAACAGAGGAAGTGCAATGCCGATTGTGCCCGACAGGAACCTTTTCGGACGCATTCAACTCTGAACTTTGCCGTCCTCATGCCTCCTGCGAGGTCCTCAATCGAAAGGTCACAGCCCCTGGCACAGTGACCTCAGAGGCCATCTGTGGAGACTGTTTGCCTGG GTTTTATTTCTCTGCCTCCAGGGAAGTTTCCACCCAGACTCCCTGTGTGAAAA caTTACATGTCAGAACAGTTCGCACGGTGGGTAAAGCTTCATCCATTGGTGCAGGAGGAACAATCAATGGCACAGTGGTGCGGAGTGCTGAGGAGAAGTCGGCCGAATACGCTGTTTTTGCCTTGGTGCCCATCTTCTGTGTGATGGGCCTGCTGGGTATCCTCATCTGCAACATCCTGAAGAAGAAGGGATACCGCTGCACTGCTGACAAGGAGGGAGGGGATGAAGAGACAGCCACACCACAGAaagaag GTAACACTTGTCCCTACATATCTGATGACCTCAATGAAGACACCATCAGTGTCCTCGTTCGCCTCATCACTGAAAAGAAAG aaaatgctgctgcactagaggagctgctgcttgAGTACGAGAGCAAACAGATGGCCTTGAGCAAAGGATCCTCAATCAA GTTTCCCATGCTGTCTCCCCTGTCCACGTTCTGCTCCCTCCCCAGACTCTGCCCCCATCAGTCCCATCTCCACACCATCTCCGGCCTCTCGGGTCTGGCCCCCAAACATGGCTACCGCTGCACCCGTTGCGCTCAGAGAAAATGGCCCCCTGTTCTCATACCTCCTCTGGATTCCCTCAAAGATCCCCTGAAGCCCCCGCAGACCCTCATCCTGCCCTCCCTGGACACATCCACCGACCAGCAGAAGAGTCCCCTGCTGGGGGGAGTGAGTGTTGACACGCTCTATACCCAAACTGTCGTGCCAAatactgtaaaagaaaaagtagaaGTGACTgaagtgaaggagaagaaggagggagagctGACAGTGTTGTCTGTGGGAAG ATTTCAAGTTGCTCAGATTCCTGAGCAGAAAcctgtcaccatggaaaccaagACATCATCCCAGGAAACGGAGAAGCAGAGAAACTCACTGTTTGGTGGGAAacacttctcctcttcatcatctggCATCTGGAG GTCCTCCTTGTACCTCCctgacattttcactgtctCCTTCagatga
- the relt gene encoding tumor necrosis factor receptor superfamily member 19L isoform X1: MRNHLYCSAIVLLTVFGCGGTAAVQCRWGEGCVCLQCPAGEEPSKACGQIQSPTEEVQCRLCPTGTFSDAFNSELCRPHASCEVLNRKVTAPGTVTSEAICGDCLPGFYFSASREVSTQTPCVKTLHVRTVRTVGKASSIGAGGTINGTVVRSAEEKSAEYAVFALVPIFCVMGLLGILICNILKKKGYRCTADKEGGDEETATPQKEGNTCPYISDDLNEDTISVLVRLITEKKENAAALEELLLEYESKQMALSKGSSIKFPMLSPLSTFCSLPRLCPHQSHLHTISGLSGLAPKHGYRCTRCAQRKWPPVLIPPLDSLKDPLKPPQTLILPSLDTSTDQQKSPLLGGVSVDTLYTQTVVPNTVKEKVEVTEVKEKKEGELTVLSVGRFQVAQIPEQKPVTMETKTSSQETEKQRNSLFGGKHFSSSSSGIWRYNLQRLSTSLFHSSSADLNCCEEVLDHYCICSSAQH, from the exons ATGAGGAACCACCTTTACTGCTCAGCTATCGTCCTTCTCACG gTGTTTGGCTGTGGTGGGACTGCAGCAGTGCAGTGTCGGTGGGgagaagggtgtgtgtgtctgcaatgCCCAGCAGGCGAGGAGCCCTCCAAG gctTGTGGGCAGATCCAAAGTCCAACAGAGGAAGTGCAATGCCGATTGTGCCCGACAGGAACCTTTTCGGACGCATTCAACTCTGAACTTTGCCGTCCTCATGCCTCCTGCGAGGTCCTCAATCGAAAGGTCACAGCCCCTGGCACAGTGACCTCAGAGGCCATCTGTGGAGACTGTTTGCCTGG GTTTTATTTCTCTGCCTCCAGGGAAGTTTCCACCCAGACTCCCTGTGTGAAAA caTTACATGTCAGAACAGTTCGCACGGTGGGTAAAGCTTCATCCATTGGTGCAGGAGGAACAATCAATGGCACAGTGGTGCGGAGTGCTGAGGAGAAGTCGGCCGAATACGCTGTTTTTGCCTTGGTGCCCATCTTCTGTGTGATGGGCCTGCTGGGTATCCTCATCTGCAACATCCTGAAGAAGAAGGGATACCGCTGCACTGCTGACAAGGAGGGAGGGGATGAAGAGACAGCCACACCACAGAaagaag GTAACACTTGTCCCTACATATCTGATGACCTCAATGAAGACACCATCAGTGTCCTCGTTCGCCTCATCACTGAAAAGAAAG aaaatgctgctgcactagaggagctgctgcttgAGTACGAGAGCAAACAGATGGCCTTGAGCAAAGGATCCTCAATCAA GTTTCCCATGCTGTCTCCCCTGTCCACGTTCTGCTCCCTCCCCAGACTCTGCCCCCATCAGTCCCATCTCCACACCATCTCCGGCCTCTCGGGTCTGGCCCCCAAACATGGCTACCGCTGCACCCGTTGCGCTCAGAGAAAATGGCCCCCTGTTCTCATACCTCCTCTGGATTCCCTCAAAGATCCCCTGAAGCCCCCGCAGACCCTCATCCTGCCCTCCCTGGACACATCCACCGACCAGCAGAAGAGTCCCCTGCTGGGGGGAGTGAGTGTTGACACGCTCTATACCCAAACTGTCGTGCCAAatactgtaaaagaaaaagtagaaGTGACTgaagtgaaggagaagaaggagggagagctGACAGTGTTGTCTGTGGGAAG ATTTCAAGTTGCTCAGATTCCTGAGCAGAAAcctgtcaccatggaaaccaagACATCATCCCAGGAAACGGAGAAGCAGAGAAACTCACTGTTTGGTGGGAAacacttctcctcttcatcatctggCATCTGGAGGTACAATCTGCAAAGACTCTCTACATCCCTCTTTCACTCTAGTTCTGCTGATCTTAATTGTTGTGAAGAGGTTTTAGATCATTATTGTATCTGTTCTTCTGCCCAACACTGA